The genomic region GGGCATCGGCGACCGAACCGCCGGGCTGAACGTTCTACCTGGGGGATGCTTCCCCCAAGCCCCCTCTGGGCCCGTTGACGAGGTCCGAAGCGCCCCGCCCTGCAGCGACCGGAACCAAGGCTTCTCATGCCACAGTAGGCGCGGCACGAGGTGCCGCGCGACTCGACCACCGCTGAAATCGTGTATCAATCGACGGCGCGCAGCCGCGTGCGTTCGATGCCGGCGCGCACGAGCGGCAGCGCGACGGGGAGCAGGAGACGGCGCGCGGCCGGGGAGAGGAGCGCCTTGCGGAAGATCGCGTCCCACGTGAAACGAGCGCCGAACTCGCGTCGCCACGCCGCGCGGTAGAACCGCTCGAGGTCCGCCGGGGCGATCTCGCCGCGCAGGAAACGTCCGACCCATCGCGCGGCGACGACGCCGCCGCGGATCGCCGTCGCCTGGCCGTCCCCGGTGAAGGGATCGCGGATGCCGGCCGCGTCGCCCACGCCGAGAATTCCGCGGAAGGCGGGCGCGTGGCGCTCGAAGAAGACCGCCGGGGTGCCGAGCACTTCGCGCGTCGGAGAAAGCGGCGCGAGGTCGGCGCGGAGCCGGGGCTCTCCATCGACGAGCGCGGCGAGAAAACGCTCCCATCCGTTTCCGCCATCGTTCGCCGTGCCGAGACGGCGTCGGAGCTCGTTCTCGGAGACGACGCCCGCGAAGTTGACGAGGCCGTCCTCCACCCGCGAGAGGCCGCCGTAGCCCCCGCGGAAGAAATGGAGGTGGATCCGGCCGGCGAGATGCGACGAGTCGCCGGAGTCGTGCCGGCTCCAGCCGAAGAACCGCCCGCGCGTCCGCGCCGCGAACGACCGTCCCAGAGCGCGGTCGAGCGGCGTCCAACGTCCCCATGCCGCGAGCACGACGCGCGCCGTCACGGGACTCTCGCCCCCCGCCGCCGACACGGCGAAGCCGTCGCCGAGCGAGCCGTCGATGCGATCGACGTTCGCGCCGAACCGGACCTGCGCGCCCGAGGACGCGGCCTCCTCGGCGAGCCGGGTGTCGAGCAGGCGCCGCGAGACGCCGATGGCCGGCCGGGGAAGGGGAAACTCGACCGACCGTCCGTGCTCGAAGAAAAAGGTTCCGCGGTCGATTCGCTCGACGTGCTCTCCGTCGAGCCGCGCCGCCACGCCCCAGCGGGAGAGGTCCGCCATCGCCTCCGGAGAGAGGAACTCGCCGCACACCTTGTCGCGTGGAAATCGGTCCTTCTCGAGAACGACGACGGAGAATCCGCCGCGCGCGAGCTCGATCGCCGCCGACGATCCGGCCGGGCCGGCGCCGACGATCGCGGCGTCGAATTCGGCGGTCACCGCCGCGCCGAGAGCACGAACCGGAAGGGCGGCACGGCGCGGACTTCGCACGCCGCGAGGCCCGCGAGCCGCGCGATGCCGAGGACCTCCGCCGGAGTGTAGGCCTGCTCGACCGACATGCGCGCATCCTCGACGGTCAGCGCGCTCCGGAAGCAGAAGGGGCCGAGGCCCATTACCGCGAGCCGCGCGACCGCGTGCCGGCGCAGGTCGAGGACGAAAAGGCCGAGGCGGGCCAGCCGCGCCATCTCGCGGAGGATCCCGACGTTCTCC from Thermoanaerobaculia bacterium harbors:
- a CDS encoding methyltransferase domain-containing protein, translated to LGSGSTDVPIVLARKAARSGIRLSIMSLDVQVAHLATARRLYGAAAPSLVAGDARRTPFPDGSFDWVISAQFFHHFSPEENVGILREMARLARLGLFVLDLRRHAVARLAVMGLGPFCFRSALTVEDARMSVEQAYTPAEVLGIARLAGLAACEVRAVPPFRFVLSARR
- a CDS encoding NAD(P)/FAD-dependent oxidoreductase, whose product is MTAEFDAAIVGAGPAGSSAAIELARGGFSVVVLEKDRFPRDKVCGEFLSPEAMADLSRWGVAARLDGEHVERIDRGTFFFEHGRSVEFPLPRPAIGVSRRLLDTRLAEEAASSGAQVRFGANVDRIDGSLGDGFAVSAAGGESPVTARVVLAAWGRWTPLDRALGRSFAARTRGRFFGWSRHDSGDSSHLAGRIHLHFFRGGYGGLSRVEDGLVNFAGVVSENELRRRLGTANDGGNGWERFLAALVDGEPRLRADLAPLSPTREVLGTPAVFFERHAPAFRGILGVGDAAGIRDPFTGDGQATAIRGGVVAARWVGRFLRGEIAPADLERFYRAAWRREFGARFTWDAIFRKALLSPAARRLLLPVALPLVRAGIERTRLRAVD